The genomic segment AGAGAGCCAGACGCCTGACGTACGGAGGCACCAATCCGAAAGAATTGACACGCAGAGCAAGAGCGCTGGCGTTTCGCAGATTTCACACACACCCGCCAGCCGCAAAAGGGGGGGGGCAGGCCagagtgaaggagagagagaaagacgaagctgcgcgaggaagaggggaaTACGGAGTGGAGACCGACGCCggcagacagacagagggagaagaagaagcaaggcttgagagaacaggaaatcgaagagaaagagcaaacgcagaggaagcaccCAGAGGCTCTGCAGCCTTGACAGGAGTGATGGGTCACCTGCAAGAAGAGGTGAGAGAAGTCGAacagaacaggagaagaaagcggggGGAGCGcgggacagagaagaagacagaaataacgaaggaaacacaaTAACAAAGAAGCCGACTCGTCGATGCAGGAAAGGATGTTGATACTTGGCAGAACGTGGATCCTGCAGTTACCACACTATAACGAGATAGGGCCTCTGGACAAGTGATCCGCGATCGAACAGAGAACTGTACAACAAAGGTTGAGAGATTTCATCGTACACCAACGTGATTCTAAATAAGACTCTTCAGCTACGAGATATACAGACATTCGAGTTCCTCACGCTTTCTGACATCGTAGTCTCTACGGTACTGatggggagagaaagagcgaatCCGAGCccggcagagagaacggagaactCCTCGAAAATGAAACAATCCTAGAAACAGACTCCGACTCGAATGTGATCTGTGGCCAActcttgtgtttttctgtaTACGTCGCCAGCTTCACTGTGTCTCTTGCTGTCTGTCCACCCGGAAAAACGCCCCACCACGCGGGTGTCACTTTCCctcgcttcgtttctcccattcctcgagtttccggttcctttttcgtgtctggtatgtcttttccttctcatCCACATTCTCGCAGAGTTCCACAATTTCCTCCCGTGAGTTTCGACACCATCTTTGTCTTAGCTGCCAGCCTGTTTTAGTGCCGTCTGGCGACAGCAGCAACCGAAAGGGCAGGTGGCGGTGTTTCTGCATCTCCACATCTAGTTTTCTTTTCCGAACAGGTTTGGTGTATTGCACTTTTAACGAGATGTCTAGCCTCGTTCTTGCCTCTAGCGCGTTTAGGACATTTTTGCTCAAGACACTGCCTCTTGCTCTCGTGACGGCGGGAGTTTCGAGTCTGCGCGGAGGCTCCACTCCCtggaaggacggagagaagacgagtttccccgcttcttctctcttcggtcTCGCCGTTCtactccttttctccctcttactctgtctcttcagcttTTGCTTTGTGTCTTGATTTCATCctttctgttctgtctctgcgtttgaCGCCTCCTGCTTTCGCTTGCGCTGTGTCTGGCGGATTTGTGGTGTCCGTGGCTGTTCGGCATTGTTTCAGATTGGCAAGTTGGTGGAGCATCTGGAGCGACGCGAAGATCACCTGAggaccgagagagacgccctCTGAAAACGGATTTTCCTCTCCGCTCCAGCGTCTGCGAAGAGTGATGTATCAATAGTCCAGCTTCTGTTACCTTCCCCCTTCCACACAGAACGCGCTACAGTTTCGTCTAGCTCGCGTTATCGGTTTtgcgagagacagatggatacgagagcggagagaccaagaagaaactggaagGTGCCTTCTCCGTCACTTGCTAAGAGGCAACACCGAAGACGGCTCGCACccctgagaagagagacgccgacgaCCACAGGCAAGAGCaaagagacgagggaagacggagacCAGATCTGCCGCTGTGCTTTTGCAGACCATCCCTTTTCATCAACGCGTTTTACGCATGCACACCCGTGCGtcgaacagagacagaaaacatgcCTGACCGAGGAGCGGCAAACGGGCATACGTCCACAGTAGGCCTCCCCCAAAACTGTCGAAAGAAGGGGGAATCTTGACTTCACGAATCGTTCAAAGAGGACTGGACAGCGACATGCCGAAGCCCTCTGGACCCTCCAGGAGCTGCGAGGAGAGCGCGACTCGCCGAATGCCCCTGAGATGGCACTCGCGAGTTTCCATGCGAGCTCCAGATGAGCGCGGTGCTCACCGGCCACCGCGGGGGGGAGGACGCAAAGCCATCACAGACCCACACACTGTCTCCTTGTCAGCGTCTCCACAAACGCGTAGGCGCGCTCAGGCAACGCCTGCAGGGCTGCGGGACCTTGTGGGGtacgctgcagagacagaaccaGGCAGCAAACGTTCAGATGAAGGTTGGCCGTTCTCGCTGAGTGCCCTGGACAGCCGTGATTGAAAACGAAGAGTCGCGCGCCTCCAGGCTAGGCTCGCGCAAACGTCTTGAGACATCCGTGCACGGCGAAAGGCTCAGACCACGGAtgcgagacacacagatgtcgagagaaacagcgcaGGCGAGGGAAAGATGCTGGCGGACAACATGCCATATCAGATCAGAACTTGCGTTGGAGGTCGGACGCTCGAATCTGGAGTCAAGAAATTTCTCACTCTCTGGAGGAcctgcgtgtctcttctcgactcGAGCCATCCAAGTCGGGGGAAACataaaagaaaacgaggaaaaggagcAAGTTGGTGAGggcgagaaaagcggagaaacaCTGGAAACCCAAGGAGGCGAGCACGCATGTGTGCCGACACAcaactgaagaagacgaggaatgCACACCGGCAAGGTTGCGCGGCGCCTATGACTATAAGCCGAAGGCAGGGCGAGCGATTATATATACCCCAGAGAAGGTGAAATGCATTTCGGTGTAAACGCATCTTGAATGGATGAAAAGCCATCACGAGGCGCCGCATGCAGGACCATGCAGAGTGCTACATACCACGAGGCCTGAGCACAACTCGAGCTTGCTCAGGACGGCCTCGAAGCCAATATGAACAACGATCCAGAAGCTAAGTGCGCAAAAGAGGGTGGTACATCCAGGAGAACGCAGGGTGAAAACTGTGGATAGATGGAAAGACACTTGAAGCTGTTCCCCCCATGGCAGGCAGTTTTCATATGCTTTCACTGTTGCCTTTGGCAAAGATGTTGTGAGACTCCTAAGATGCGCCACAAAGAAGTCGCGAGAAACGTCAACTCATAGGTGGCGTCCATCCTCGCCTGCTACGCTCTCAGCGCCAGACGCCATGTGGGTTCAACTCGACTTCACTGCAGTTTAACAAGCAAAGGAAACCGAAACTGACACCGCGAGCCTCTTGCGTAAAGTTGCCTGCGAGCAAGCAGGACTTCGAAACCTACAGAGGCCGCTTGAAGAGTCACGGCGAGAGCGTCGAGGACGCATGGGGGCAGAGGCCGCGCGTTGTGAAGCATGGCCATTCTGTGAAAAAAcggacagcgaagaaaaggaactcGCCACAACGCGTTTACTgaatgaagaagacacaaatGAGACGAACATGAGGCAGACGCATTCCGGAAAAAGTCaactgtggagagaaagaggcaaacGCACGAGGGTTGTGGAGATGAACACacacgagagaaggcgacatgAGAACAGAGAGTTCGCAATTTCagaacaggcagagagaagcgaaaacacAAAATACGACACAGGTTGATGAAGAGGGAAacacaacgaagaagaacgacaaCGCGTAGCCGGAAAAGTGATGCGATACAATGAAGAGCTGCCTCCATCCGGCCTTCGTAGGctttgcctttcctctcagggaagggaagaagaacctCAGGGAACTGtcaaagaaggagacacacgcaccCTCCAGAGCTTTCACGAGCACGGAAGACCCCGTTTCCATTCGTAGCATCGCTCGAGAATCACCAGTTTATGAAGTCTTTTTTATCGCTTgatcacacacacacacacacacacacacccacTGCATTCGCGGAGTCAAACCACACACGATGACGGCGTGTacgaggaaagaagctcTCGCGTCTCAAGCCTGCCTTTCTCGACCCTGGAGCATGTGAGGATGCACCTCCTTGTCACTGGTACACAGCTGCGAGTGCTTCGCaagttctttctttcctcgaatCGCCTCACTGTACGCGAACGCCGGCATTACCGGAATTCGCAAAAGGCGCTgcaacgaggagagagattcaccgcgcgtgtctctctggcGTCCGAGCGCCACAACCCTGCAAAGAACAGTCTGATCTGTTTTTCGATCTGCCCTCGGTGgagcgctgcatgcgcctgcagAGGACTACGTTTCCGTACTTTTCCAGGTAGAACGTCAGGGGCTCGATGCAGACGTCAAAGCTCTCGAGGTCAACGTAGTATCTGAGGAGGAACTCGGCCATTTCTTCGGGAGTTGCTGAACCCGCTTTTCGCATGCCTTCGCGGCCAATGAtgtggagaaacgcgttcgCCCAATGCACATCTTTCTTGTGTGGAGCGCAGAGTTGCTGAGTGCGAGAGGGCGCGTAGGGACCTTGATGCGAAAAATGGAGTCCGTGGAGCGAAGCCAtaagcagagacagaagccgcAAATTGAGGGACGCCAGCCGATAGTAAATGCTCCTCAAAAGAGACACCAGTGCCGGAGACAGAGCCGGCGGTGCCTGGCAAGACGAACTGTGGGGTGGAACAGACTCTTGGGACGAAGATGCGTCGCCTTTGGACTGCTGTCGCCGATCAGGAGGCGCGGGAGTCTGCGGTGCagccgtctctgtctctctgggcTGAGCGGTTCGCCGGGGGAGCTGAGAGATACTTttgagggagaggaggagagagggatgCTTGGGAGGTCGCTTGCTCTCAGGCggaaagaaggcggaggTCGAGAGCATCTGGTCAAGAATCGAGATGCGTTGGAACGGGTGCAGATTCGAGAGATGCAGTttcagcagagagagaaagcgatcCTGGAGACGCTTGTAGAGACGCAGCCAGATGCACAGGGGGGCAGGGACCTCTGAGAGCAcagcaggcgaagacgaacgcgacggagaagcagacgggagaggagatggagaaggcgGTGGGTGGCGAATCTCCCTTGCTGTCGAAGACGCGGGGATGACATCGAGGCCATCTGGAAGGCTCTGCGACCCTTGGACGCCCTCTCCAAGttgtcgaagaagaagatcgagAGACTGCGGAGAGACCACGGAGAGTAGAAACGTGTCTATACACCGGACGGCGCCACTCAAGTCAGCGAGGTCGTCAGCACAGAAAGCGTCGAGAGGTAGCTTCTCAGTCAGAAAGGCGGCGATCTGGAAAACTGGACTGTCTGCAGGAGACGCATCGGAAGGAGGAACGGCAGACAACGTCGAAGTCGAGGACGAGACTGGGAAGCCGGACGACGGACCCAGAGTTGCAtgccgagacgaagagaggggaggagaagacgacagaggagaggaacaagagagcgagagaggccgagctttgcagaagaaggtgagagcACGAAGGAGACTCTTCGTGTCGACTTTTTCGCCAGGTTGATGGAGAACGGAGGCCTGCAAGTTGcgcaaagaagaggcagagaaaccgttttccagagagacgccagTCATGGCCAGCAACATACCACGAGAGCCGACCGAGAAGACAACTCAGTTCGTCGACGGAACTCGCGGTCCTGCAGACCAGATTATACGCGGCCGGAACATGACAaacggggagaaagaagaaaccgtttttctccctgcCCTCAGACACCCGCAGCAGGCGAAAGGCTATGCAAGCCGCATGGACACTGGCGACGggcggctctctctctcgagggtAAACACAAGGCTTCGAAATGTCTCTCCCAGCAACGCTCAGAAAACAACGCACTTtggcgtcttcgcttctcccctcccgcctcccctcctttccttttgcTGAATCGCATTTTCACTTCCGTCTAGCCTCGTCCACTCCACCAGgaatttcttcttcctccgcagCCTGTGAAACTCAGCGAGCCTCTAAGTTGCGTCTTCGACGCGAAGTACATCAAGGTCTCACAGCACAACCACGACCTGCACTCATCACATTAGATGGGGGCATTGCACAGACGATTCGTCAACCGGAACTGTacaactcaaatcgaatGAACAGACAACCTCCGCTCTGTTCCGAGCCGCGCAAACGATGCGCGgctcggagacagcgagtcgcaggcgagagaaagggtgACGCAGAGCACTgtgttcgtcttttcttctctgcggaAGAGCGAGCGGAGAAACTGCTAGACGTCGAACAGTAGAGAGCGTCCGGCGCGAAGTGACGAGACAAGTCGCCTGGCCTTCGGATGTGCGACACTCTGTCTTTTTGTCGCCACCCACACGAAACAGGACCTGTTTTTGTAGCTCAGACTCGCGTCACACAGATGCAAGTAACTACCTTCAGGGCAggcgtatgtacacccgTTCAGAGTCTTTTTTTAAACGTAAAAGCTTGGCCGCCGACATCCGTTTCTgacttctttgtttctctgcaccCCTCTGCTGGAGGCTGCTGAACTCTCAGGCTGCTTTGCCGACGCGGCAACACAGCCATCATCCCCACACACACATTTGAAATGAACGTTGCTcccgtcgcctgtctccgtcgcgtcACTAGGAGGGACCGTAGATGGCACTGAAGCACGGAGGTTTCAGATGCGCGAGGCGCTGCAGCGTCTCGCCTGGATTTCAAATCAGACAGTTCTGGGTCACACATCCTCTCTTTCAAAAGAGAcactttctctgttttttttaaGTCGACTCTAGAGCGAAGCACTTGCCCTCATCGATGACAACTCCGGGGAAGACAGGGGCGAGCGCAAGTGGAGGCACAGCTGAAGCCGACTTCCAGGAGACAGTCGACTACCTCGAAGCGCCGCTGCACACCCATCGAACGATGCGAAATGAACGACGGACCAAGGCCAAGGCGTCTGGTGCGTTCTTCGCTCGAACTCCGAGATCAAGTCGTTGAACGCGGAAGCCAGCTGCTCGCGCGTCTGCCTCACCACCCGCGACGAGCGCTACACGAGGAACGCGACACAAATGTTGTTGAGCTACCTCGGGGGAAGTGACGTAGGCGACAACAAGGTCTCCGGCGACGCGAACAAAGTCACTCGAAGGCTGGAAGTCACAGCTGGCCATGCCCTTGAGGCCGAGAGCGAGAATCGAGAAGCTGAGGCGGTCAGGTGCAGATTCTCCGCAAGCGAACTGCATCCGGTGCAGAGCCTCCAGGTGCTCTTCGATGGAGTCCGAAAGAAGCTGGAAAAACTGAGGAGGACGGCAATTTGTTCTCGCTGCAGACGAAGcaagaggcgacagacaggagagacgaaagcgaggagCATGACAGGGAATGAAGCACACCACAAAACacaggaaaggaaacgaaacacTGACGGAAAAgacggaaacgagagaaagacaggaaacaaccagcagaaaaaaagtaAACAACGAAACACGAGGATGCAGGCAAATACACACACGTACGACTACaagcatacacatatatgtacacatttacacacacatgccTGCACTTACATAACTGTGTAGTGAATTCACATATGTTCATAAATGCATaaatataaatgcatatatataaatgcatatatataaatgcatatatataaatgcatatatatatatatatatatatatatatatatatatgcattagTGTGTGTCAGGCCCTTGGTTCTCTCACAAGGAAACGAGGCATCTGCGTATGTCACCGCGTACAGGCATGACAGAAAAGGACAGCAGTGTACCCACGCAGAAGGATCGCGTTCTGTGTCGGTGGATTTggacgcgggagacagaaaacatctctcgacgtttcttctccgtcaaTCCACCAAGTtgctgtttcttttcagtAAGAAGCCGCGATCTCTGTACTTTTTTTCATGCCCACTCTCCGCCTCGTAAACGTCTTGTTTCTGGCAGTACTTTACGCCTGCTTGCGTGCTATAGGCTTTGTGTCTCCCGTTCAGTTCAGCAAGTCCGCTGCGACGTA from the Toxoplasma gondii ME49 chromosome IX, whole genome shotgun sequence genome contains:
- a CDS encoding hypothetical protein (encoded by transcript TGME49_291350), yielding MSLETRRCCTCGVSHGFRKMRSPQRVLPAFSLVPASCLSRPSLICPLAAVSSSFCKSSLPSLASRSSSSVPLLPPQLPRNAFLACQRHSFSRFPGEAREPAAETRLQATPADPHTGRSYTASTRSWQLWGLRSAPPFSDGKDGSMRGLPGRLSLRLLATSRLRNLAAIDSRETPRTARGVAGLLLRLKWHNSLHASGRPSAELRPHSLLASLAPSEGAPRSAPSARGREEDWEALLKETYLLLPQMKAGEAAEAAYLVATTYESGKGVEDKQEVPIELIKALLVHVLQQDPARNLSPVALHRFLRVSALFPHAAHRGLLEELAATLARRNRHFSVTSLQLLAEDFSSCFLPGFHPLFLSIAEHLVASNRRGGEGACRSSSSRQRTRATETAADGQTEGLADGPDSKANDAEGEEAVGEGENRKLRRGEHPPRFVKEKEDALTATHACFFFNSYSRTNCRPPQFFQLLSDSIEEHLEALHRMQFACGESAPDRLSFSILALGLKGMASCDFQPSSDFVRVAGDLVVAYVTSPEASVLHQPGEKVDTKSLLRALTFFCKARPLSLSCSSPLSSSPPLSSSRHATLGPSSGFPVSSSTSTLSAVPPSDASPADSPVFQIAAFLTEKLPLDAFCADDLADLSGAVRCIDTFLLSVVSPQSLDLLLRQLGEGVQGSQSLPDGLDVIPASSTAREIRHPPPSPSPLPSASPSRSSSPAVLSEVPAPLCIWLRLYKRLQDRFLSLLKLHLSNLHPFQRISILDQMLSTSAFFPPESKRPPKHPSLLLSLKSISQLPRRTAQPRETETAAPQTPAPPDRRQQSKGDASSSQESVPPHSSSCQAPPALSPALVSLLRSIYYRLASLNLRLLSLLMASLHGLHFSHQGPYAPSRTQQLCAPHKKDVHWANAFLHIIGREGMRKAGSATPEEMAEFLLRYYVDLESFDVCIEPLTFYLEKMAMLHNARPLPPCVLDALAVTLQAASRTPQGPAALQALPERAYAFVETLTRRQCVGL